The Panicum hallii strain FIL2 chromosome 9, PHallii_v3.1, whole genome shotgun sequence genome has a window encoding:
- the LOC112877625 gene encoding tryptamine benzoyltransferase 1-like: MEITLATTMVKPVYSTPHPLAGEKVPLTVFDRAAIDLFVPTVLAYPAPAPTNEALKEGLRKAVATYPHLAGRLAVDDRRRRFLHVNDEGVLVLEAALSADLSDVISNGMPAGNVDKLYPTLPEENVGAALLQIKLNRCRCGGLVIGIICHHHVADGHSMSTFFTTWASAVRAGNDFTFPSPPFLDRAATAAPRGTPAPVFDHRSIEFNGSDDGRSSRPYAVVPMDKIKNLTVHFTDKFVAELKTRAGVRCSTFQCLLAHVWKKITAARGLEPEEFTQVRVAVNCRSRADPAVPMDFFGNMVLWAFPRLQVRDLLNSSYGRVVHAIRDAVARVNGEYIQSFVDFGAVADASGEELDATAAPAGTILCPDLEVDSWLGFQFHQMDLGTGRPCAFLAPDLPVEGLMIFVPSLAGMAVGGVDLFMGVAECHAEAFEQICHSVD, encoded by the exons ATGGAGATCACGCTGGCAACCACGATGGTAAAGCCCGTCTACTCCACCCCGCACCCGCTCGCCGGCGAGAAGGTCCCGCTGACCGTCTTCGACCGCGCCGCCATAGACCTCTTCGTGCCCACCGTGCTCGCCtaccccgcgccggcgccgaccaACGAGGCGCTCAAGGAGGGCCTCCGCAAGGCTGTAGCGACGTATCCTCACCTCGCGGgccgcctcgccgtcgacgacaGGCGCCGCCGGTTCCTCCATGTGAACGACGAGGGCGTGCTTGTTCTCGAAGCTGCCCTCTCGGCCGACCTGTCCGACGTGATCTCCAACGGCATGCCCGCCGGAAACGTGGACAAGCTGTACCCAACGCTCCCAGAG GAGAACGTTGGGGCGGCTCTGCTGCAGATCAAGCTCAACCGCTGCAGGTGCGGCGGCCTCGTGATCGGCATCATCTGCCACCACCACGTCGCCGACGGCCACTCCATGAGCACCTTCTTCACCACGTGGGCGAGCGCGGTGCGCGCGGGCAACGACTTCACCTTCCCATCGCCACCCTTCCTCGACCGCGCGGCGACCGCTGCTCCCCGTGGAACGCCGGCGCCGGTTTTCGATCACCGCTCCATCGAGTTCAACGGAAGTGATGACGGCCGCAGCTCCAGGCCATACGCCGTCGTGCCCATGGACAAGATCAAGAACCTCACCGTGCACTTCACGGACAAGTTCGTCGCTGAGCTCAAAACGCGCGCCGGCGTCCGGTGCAGCACGTTCCAGTGCCTCCTCGCGCACGTGTGGAAGAAGATCACGGCGGCGCGTGGCCTCGAGCCGGAGGAGTTCACCCAGGTGAGGGTGGCGGTGAACTGCAGGAGCAGGGCCGACCCCGCCGTGCCAATGGACTTCTTCGGCAACATGGTGCTGTGGGCGTTCCCGAGGCTCCAGGTCAGGGACCTCCTCAACTCGAGCTACGGTCGCGTGGTCCACGCGATTCgcgacgccgtggcgcgcgtCAACGGCGAGTACATCCAGTCCTTCGTCGACTTCGGTGCCGTGGCGGACGCAAGCGGTGAGGAGCTCGacgcgacggcggcgccggccggcacCATACTGTGCCCGGACCTGGAGGTGGACAGCTGGCTGGGGTTCCAGTTCCACCAGATGGACCTCGGCACCGGCCGGCCGTGCGCGTTCCTGGCGCCGGACCTGCCCGTTGAGGGGCTCATGATCTTCGTGCCGTCGCTCGCGGGCATGGCGGTGGGCGGCGTCGACCTGTTCATGGGCGTCGCGGAGTGCCACGCCGAGGCGTTCGAGCAGATCTGCCACTCCGTCGATTGA
- the LOC112876068 gene encoding uncharacterized protein At5g64816 — protein MVDAWWPLLGAAVPALVAGQFIRIKRRRDEEQRLKAARGREKSSDEVFVCERVCTSKRMLKKVGAFSKDPIPETCVTVCGVSELDACADACARTVCVNQHQVPNWNDVCLKRCQSECLKLSSTLM, from the coding sequence ATGGTGGACGCGTGGTGGCCCCTGCTGGGCGCGGCGGTCCCGGCGCTGGTGGCGGGCCAGTTCATCCGCATCAAGCGCCGCCGCGACGAGGAGCAGCGCCTCaaggcggcgcgcggccgcgaGAAGAGCTCCGACGAGGTCTTCGTCTGCGAGCGCGTCTGCACCTCCAAGCGGATGCTCAAGAAGGTGGGGGCCTTCTCCAAGGACCCCATCCCGGAGACCTGCGTCACCGTCTGCGGCGTCTCCGAGCTCGACGCCTGCGCCGACGCCTGCGCGCGCACCGTCTGCGTCAACCAGCACCAGGTGCCCAACTGGAACGATGTCTGCCTCAAGAGGTGCCAGAGCGAGTGCCTCAAGCTCTCCTCAACCCTCATGTAG